One Caulobacter segnis genomic window carries:
- the rph gene encoding ribonuclease PH translates to MRPSERAPDQLRAVTLETGVNRYAEGSCLIAFGHTKVLVTATVEENVPGWLRNKGQGWVTAEYGMLPRATHTRGRREAAAGKQTGRTQEIQRLIGRSLRAVVDLKALGERQITLDCDVVQADGGTRTAAITGAWVALRLATQYLLDEGVLKTDPILGQVAAVSCGVFNNVPVLDLDYEEDSSAEADSNFVLTGVGDIVEIQATGEKRGFTRAEFESLFGLAEKGINELFAMQRAAIGG, encoded by the coding sequence ATGCGTCCGTCCGAACGCGCCCCCGACCAGCTGCGCGCCGTCACGCTGGAAACCGGCGTCAATCGCTACGCCGAGGGCTCCTGCCTGATCGCGTTCGGCCACACCAAGGTGCTGGTCACGGCCACGGTCGAGGAGAACGTCCCCGGCTGGCTGCGCAATAAGGGCCAGGGCTGGGTCACGGCCGAGTACGGCATGCTGCCCCGCGCCACCCACACCCGCGGCCGCCGCGAGGCCGCCGCCGGCAAGCAGACTGGCCGCACCCAGGAGATCCAGCGCCTGATCGGCCGCTCCCTGCGCGCCGTCGTCGACCTCAAGGCCCTGGGCGAACGCCAGATCACCCTGGACTGCGACGTCGTCCAGGCCGACGGCGGCACCCGCACCGCCGCCATCACCGGCGCCTGGGTCGCCCTGCGCCTGGCCACCCAGTACCTGCTGGACGAAGGCGTGCTGAAGACCGATCCGATCCTGGGCCAGGTGGCGGCCGTCTCATGCGGCGTCTTCAACAACGTTCCGGTCCTCGACCTCGACTACGAGGAAGACTCCAGCGCCGAGGCCGACAGCAACTTCGTGCTGACCGGCGTGGGCGACATCGTCGAGATCCAGGCCACGGGCGAAAAGCGCGGCTTCACCCGCGCCGAATTCGAGTCGCTGTTCGGCCTGGCCGAAAAGGGCATCAACGAGCTGTTCGCGATGCAGCGCGCGGCGATCGGCGGCTAA